CTCCGGAAACTGTCGGAATTGGATCAGTACTTCCGCCAGATCCAGGAATTCCGCCAAATAACCGCTGCCCAATATTCAACTGACTGGAAAATACAACGCATTATCGAGCGCACCCTGCAAATGATGATCGAAACCTGTGTGGATATCGCTGGCCACATCATTGCCGATAAGGGATACCGGGTGGCCAGGACCTACGCGGACACCTTCAGGGTTCTTCACGAAGAAAAAGTGATCGATAGAAAGCTGCTGAATGCCCTGGAAAAAATGGCCAGATTCAGAAACCTTCTGGTTCATCAGTACGACAACCTGGATGCCCAGATAGTCGTGGGCATTTTGAAGAAAGATCTCGAGGATTTCACAGGCTACAGGCAGGCAATTATCAAATTCCTGAAGACTGCCAGAAACCCGAAAACGTAGGAAGCAATCGGCTTCGCCTTGAACCGTGCACCGTGGATCTGGGAATTGACATTACGATCGCTGAAAGACCATGCGGAGAGTGACTGAGCCCAGCAATGAGCTCTCTAGGAACTTCAACAAAAGATCACACTCAAATAACTATCGCGCAAAGCGCTGGATCTGCCATGCGCCTTGCGCCCTGTGCCCAATGCCGGCTGTTATTATCCGTGACATCTGTGTGTTCCGCCACTGGCGGAACCCGTGTCAAAAAGACAGGGTCAACAGAACATGCCATATGGCAATGATTGCGCAAAGCGCCAGTGCTTTTTACCCTGCGCCTTGCGCCATGCGCCTTGCGCCCTTGAAATGGCTCAAGGCATTCGGCAAAGATTGCGCGTAGCGCTGTACTATACCCTGATAACTGAGAACCGATAACTGATAACCCGGCGGAGCCGAAGGCGCAGCCGCCAGCCTCCCAGCCTCCTAGCCTTTTGGCCCTGCGCCTTGCGCCCTGCGCCCAATGCCATGGAAACGGCTCAAGGCATTAGGCAGAGATTGCGCAAAGCGCTGTACTATACCCTGATAACTGAGAACTGATAACTGATAACCCGGCGCAGCCGCCAGCCTCCTACCTGCGCCCTGAGCCCTGCGCCCAATGCCATAGCGATAGCGCCTTGCGCCAGTACTTTTCACCCAGATGACTGCATTTAGACGAAAACTTCTTGAAATTGCGCCGCTGATATT
Above is a genomic segment from Deltaproteobacteria bacterium containing:
- a CDS encoding DUF86 domain-containing protein — encoded protein: MVDEQLILRKLSELDQYFRQIQEFRQITAAQYSTDWKIQRIIERTLQMMIETCVDIAGHIIADKGYRVARTYADTFRVLHEEKVIDRKLLNALEKMARFRNLLVHQYDNLDAQIVVGILKKDLEDFTGYRQAIIKFLKTARNPKT